One part of the Mycobacterium marinum genome encodes these proteins:
- a CDS encoding aspartate carbamoyltransferase catalytic subunit: MTPRHLLAAGDLSRDDAIAILDDADRFAQALVGREVKKLPTLRGRTVVTMFYENSTRTRVSFEVAGKWMSADVINVSASGSSVSKGESLRDTALTLRAAGADALIIRHPASGAARLLADWTAGQSDGGPSVINAGDGTHEHPTQALLDALTIRQRLGGIEGRRVVIVGDILHSRVARSNVMLLHTLGAEVVLVAPPTLLPVGVADWPVTFSHDLDAELPAADAVLMLRVQAERMNGGFFPSVREYSTLYGLSDRRQAMLAGHAVVLHPGPMLRGMEIASSVADSSQSAVLQQVSNGVHIRMAVLFHVLVGLESAGEEGAA; the protein is encoded by the coding sequence ATGACACCCAGGCATCTGCTGGCGGCGGGCGACTTGAGCCGCGATGACGCCATTGCGATCCTTGACGACGCCGACCGCTTCGCGCAGGCCCTGGTTGGCCGTGAGGTCAAGAAGTTGCCGACGCTGCGCGGTCGCACCGTGGTGACGATGTTCTACGAGAACTCGACGCGAACCCGGGTTTCCTTCGAGGTGGCCGGTAAGTGGATGAGCGCGGACGTGATCAATGTCAGCGCGAGCGGGTCTTCGGTCAGCAAGGGCGAGTCACTGCGCGACACCGCGCTGACCCTGCGTGCGGCCGGCGCCGACGCGCTGATCATCCGGCACCCCGCGTCCGGGGCGGCGCGGCTGCTCGCCGATTGGACCGCCGGCCAATCCGACGGCGGCCCTTCGGTGATCAACGCCGGCGACGGCACTCACGAGCACCCGACGCAGGCACTGCTGGACGCCCTGACCATCCGGCAGCGGCTCGGTGGCATCGAAGGCCGGCGCGTCGTCATCGTCGGCGACATCCTGCACAGCCGGGTGGCCCGCTCCAACGTCATGCTGCTGCACACACTGGGTGCCGAGGTGGTGCTGGTGGCGCCGCCCACCTTGCTGCCGGTGGGTGTCGCGGATTGGCCGGTCACCTTCTCCCATGACCTTGACGCCGAGCTTCCCGCCGCCGACGCGGTGCTGATGCTGCGGGTGCAGGCCGAGCGGATGAACGGCGGATTCTTCCCCTCGGTGCGCGAGTACTCGACCTTGTACGGTCTGTCCGACCGTCGTCAGGCGATGCTGGCCGGTCACGCGGTGGTGCTGCATCCCGGGCCGATGCTGCGTGGCATGGAAATCGCCTCATCGGTTGCCGACTCGTCACAGTCGGCTGTGTTGCAACAGGTTTCCAACGGAGTCCACATACGCATGGCGGTGCTGTTCCATGTCCTGGTTGGACTCGAGTCGGCTGGGGAAGAGGGTGCGGCGTGA
- a CDS encoding dihydroorotase, with translation MSVLLRGVRLYGEGERVDVLVDDNQIADIGTGLAIPDTADVIDATDHVLLPGLVDLHTHLREPGREYAEDIETGSAAAALGGYTAVFAMANTHPVADSPVVTDHVWHRGQQVGLVDVHPVGAVTVGLAGTELTEMGMMNAGVAAVRMFSDDGICVHDPLIMRRALEYATGLGVLIAQHAEEPRLTVGAVAHEGPNAAQLGLAGWPRTAEESIVARDALLARDAGARVHICHASTVGTVEILKWAKSQGISITAEVTPHHLLLDDRRLSGYDGVNRVNPPLREASDAMALRQALADGIIDCVATDHAPHAEHEKCVEFSAARPGMLGLQTALSVVVQTMVQPGLLSWRDVARVMSENPARIVGLPDHGRPLEVGEPANLTVVDPDATWTVTGADLASRSANTPYESMTLPARVTATLLRGKITARDGKSPA, from the coding sequence GTGAGCGTGCTGCTGCGCGGAGTGCGGTTGTACGGCGAGGGCGAACGGGTCGACGTACTCGTCGACGACAACCAGATCGCTGACATCGGGACCGGACTGGCCATCCCCGATACGGCGGATGTCATCGATGCCACCGATCACGTGCTGCTGCCGGGGCTGGTTGACCTGCACACCCACCTGCGCGAGCCGGGCCGCGAATATGCCGAGGACATCGAGACCGGTTCGGCGGCAGCAGCGCTGGGTGGCTACACGGCGGTGTTCGCGATGGCCAACACCCATCCGGTGGCCGACAGTCCGGTGGTCACCGACCACGTCTGGCACCGGGGACAGCAGGTCGGTTTGGTCGACGTACATCCCGTCGGCGCCGTCACGGTCGGGCTCGCCGGAACTGAACTCACCGAGATGGGCATGATGAATGCCGGTGTCGCCGCGGTGCGGATGTTCTCCGACGACGGGATCTGCGTGCACGACCCGCTGATCATGCGCCGCGCTCTCGAATACGCCACCGGCCTGGGTGTGCTGATCGCCCAGCACGCCGAGGAACCCAGGCTGACCGTCGGTGCGGTCGCCCACGAAGGCCCGAATGCCGCGCAGTTGGGCCTGGCGGGTTGGCCCAGGACGGCCGAGGAATCGATTGTGGCCCGCGACGCGCTGCTGGCCCGAGACGCGGGCGCGCGGGTGCACATCTGCCACGCCTCCACCGTGGGAACCGTCGAAATATTGAAATGGGCTAAATCGCAAGGTATTTCGATCACAGCGGAGGTTACTCCGCATCACCTGCTGCTCGATGACCGCAGACTGTCCGGCTACGACGGGGTAAATCGGGTCAATCCACCGCTGCGCGAGGCGTCTGATGCGATGGCGCTGCGACAGGCGCTGGCCGACGGGATCATCGATTGTGTGGCCACCGATCACGCGCCGCACGCCGAGCACGAGAAATGCGTCGAGTTCTCCGCGGCGCGGCCGGGCATGCTCGGGCTGCAGACCGCGCTGTCGGTGGTGGTGCAGACGATGGTGCAGCCGGGTCTGCTGAGCTGGCGCGATGTCGCGCGGGTGATGAGTGAGAACCCGGCGCGAATCGTGGGGCTGCCCGATCATGGCCGGCCGCTCGAGGTAGGGGAGCCGGCCAACCTGACCGTGGTTGATCCCGACGCCACCTGGACTGTCACCGGGGCCGACCTGGCCAGCCGCTCGGCCAACACCCCGTACGAGTCGATGACCTTGCCCGCCCGGGTCACGGCGACGCTGTTGCGTGGAAAGATCACCGCCAGGGACGGAAAGAGCCCGGCATGA
- the carA gene encoding glutamine-hydrolyzing carbamoyl-phosphate synthase small subunit: MSKALLVLEDGRVFTGMSFGAVGQTLGEAVFSTGMSGYQETLTDPSYHRQIVVATAPQIGNTGWNDEDGESRGDKIWVAGYAVRDPSPRASNWRSSTTLEDELIRQRIVGIAGIDTRAVVRHLRSRGSMKAGVFSGAALTAGTQVAELVERVAAQPPMLGADLAGEVSTPEAYIVEPEGPQRFTVVALDLGIKTNTPRNFARRGVRSHVLPSSVTFDQIADIKPDGVFLSNGPGDPATADHVVSLTREVLGAGIPLFGICFGNQILGRALGLSTYKMVFGHRGINIPVIDHATGRVAVTAQNHGFALEGEAGQSFETPFGRAAVSHTCANDGVVEGVRLVDGRAFSVQYHPEAAAGPHDAEYLFDQFVDLMAGDR; the protein is encoded by the coding sequence GTGAGCAAAGCCTTGCTCGTACTTGAAGATGGCCGAGTCTTCACCGGAATGTCATTCGGTGCGGTTGGCCAAACACTGGGGGAAGCCGTTTTCAGCACCGGCATGTCCGGCTATCAGGAGACGCTGACCGATCCCAGTTACCACCGCCAGATCGTGGTGGCCACCGCCCCGCAGATCGGCAACACCGGCTGGAACGACGAGGACGGAGAGAGCCGCGGCGACAAGATCTGGGTCGCGGGCTACGCGGTACGTGACCCGTCGCCGCGCGCCTCCAACTGGCGCTCATCGACCACACTGGAAGACGAGCTCATCCGCCAGCGCATCGTGGGGATCGCCGGCATCGACACCCGCGCAGTGGTGCGTCATCTACGCAGCCGCGGCTCGATGAAGGCCGGTGTGTTCTCCGGTGCGGCCCTGACCGCCGGCACGCAAGTAGCCGAGCTGGTCGAGCGGGTGGCTGCCCAACCCCCGATGCTGGGCGCCGATCTCGCCGGAGAGGTCAGCACGCCCGAGGCGTACATCGTCGAACCAGAAGGGCCGCAGCGTTTTACCGTGGTGGCCCTGGACCTCGGTATCAAGACCAACACGCCGCGCAACTTCGCCCGGCGCGGCGTTCGCAGCCATGTGCTGCCCTCGTCGGTGACCTTCGATCAGATCGCCGATATCAAGCCAGACGGCGTGTTCTTGTCCAACGGACCCGGCGATCCGGCGACCGCAGACCATGTCGTGTCGCTGACCCGTGAGGTGCTCGGTGCCGGAATCCCGCTGTTCGGTATCTGCTTCGGTAATCAGATCCTGGGCCGAGCGCTGGGATTGTCGACCTACAAGATGGTGTTCGGGCACCGGGGCATCAACATTCCGGTCATCGACCACGCCACCGGGAGAGTCGCGGTAACCGCGCAGAACCACGGTTTCGCGCTGGAAGGGGAGGCCGGGCAGTCTTTCGAGACGCCGTTCGGCCGGGCCGCTGTCAGCCACACCTGCGCCAATGACGGTGTGGTCGAGGGGGTCAGACTGGTTGACGGCCGCGCATTCTCGGTGCAGTACCACCCCGAGGCCGCGGCAGGCCCACACGATGCCGAGTACCTGTTCGATCAGTTTGTTGACCTGATGGCGGGGGACCGCTGA
- the carB gene encoding carbamoyl-phosphate synthase large subunit has protein sequence MPRRTDLHHILVIGSGPIVIGQACEFDYSGTQACRVLRAEGLQVSLVNSNPATIMTDPEYADFTYVEPITPEFVERVIAQQAERGNKIDAVLATLGGQTALNTAVALYENGALERYGVELIGADFEAIQRGEDRQRFKDIVAKVGGESARSRVCFTMDEVRETVAELGLPVVVRPSFTMGGLGSGMAYSADEVDRMAGAGLAASPSANVLIEESIYGWKEFELELMRDGHDNVVVVCSIENLDPMGVHTGDSVTVAPAMTLTDREYQRLRDLGIAILREVGVDTGGCNIQFAVNPRDGRLIVIEMNPRVSRSSALASKATGFPIAKIAAKLAIGYTLDEIVNDITKETPACFEPTLDYVVVKAPRFAFEKFPGADATLTTTMKSVGEAMSLGRNFVEALGKVMRSLETSRAGFWTAADPEGGLDDVLTRLQTPTEGRLYDLELALRLGASVDRVAEASGVDPWFVAQIDELVGLRAELVDAPVLDADLLRHAKHSGLSDRQIASLRPELAGEDGVRSLRERLGIHPVYKTVDTCAAEFEAKTPYHYSSYELDPAAETEVAPQIDKPKVLILGSGPNRIGQGIEFDYSCVHAATTLSQAGFETVMVNCNPETVSTDYDTADRLYFEPLTFEDVLEVFHAEEQSAAGGAGVVGVIVQLGGQTPLGLAERLANAGVPIVGTPPAAIDLAEDRGAFGDVLTAAGLPAPRYGTATTFAQARRIAEDIGYPVLVRPSYVLGGRGMEIVYDEETLRGYITRATELSPAHPVLVDRFLEDAVEIDVDALCDGTEVYIGGVMEHIEEAGIHSGDSACALPPVTLGRSDIEKVRKATEAIAHGIGVVGLLNVQYALKDDILYVLEANPRASRTVPFVSKATAVPLAKACARVMLGASISQLRAEGMLARTGDGANADPRAPIAVKEAVLPFHRFRRADGAAIDSLLGPEMKSTGEVMGIDRDFGSAFAKSQTAAYGSLPTAGTVFVSVANRDKRSLVFPVKRLADLGFRVLATEGTAEMLRRNGIPCDEVRKHFEAPQPGRPAISAVDAIRAGEVDMVINTPYGNSGPRVDGYEIRSVAVSANIPCVTTVQGASAAVQGIEAGIRGDIGVRSLQELHRAIEQQSAADGGAR, from the coding sequence GTGCCGCGCCGCACCGATTTACACCACATTCTGGTCATCGGCTCGGGGCCGATCGTCATCGGCCAGGCTTGCGAGTTCGACTACTCCGGAACCCAGGCGTGCCGGGTACTGCGCGCCGAGGGCCTACAGGTCAGTCTGGTCAACTCCAATCCGGCGACGATCATGACCGACCCCGAGTATGCCGACTTCACCTACGTCGAGCCGATTACCCCAGAGTTCGTCGAGCGGGTCATCGCTCAGCAAGCCGAGCGCGGCAACAAGATTGACGCCGTGCTGGCCACCCTGGGTGGGCAGACCGCCCTGAACACCGCCGTCGCTCTATACGAGAACGGGGCGCTGGAACGCTACGGCGTGGAGCTGATCGGTGCCGATTTCGAAGCGATTCAGCGCGGCGAGGACCGGCAGCGGTTCAAGGACATCGTTGCCAAGGTCGGGGGTGAATCCGCCCGCAGCCGAGTGTGTTTCACCATGGATGAGGTTCGTGAGACCGTTGCCGAGCTGGGTCTTCCAGTGGTGGTGCGGCCCAGCTTCACCATGGGCGGGTTGGGCTCGGGTATGGCTTACTCCGCCGACGAGGTGGATCGGATGGCCGGCGCCGGGCTGGCCGCCTCGCCCAGCGCCAATGTGCTCATCGAGGAATCGATCTACGGCTGGAAAGAGTTCGAACTCGAGCTGATGCGCGATGGCCACGACAACGTGGTGGTGGTGTGCTCGATCGAGAACCTCGACCCGATGGGCGTGCACACCGGCGACTCGGTCACCGTTGCGCCGGCTATGACGCTGACCGATCGGGAATACCAGCGGCTGCGCGACTTGGGGATTGCGATCCTGCGCGAGGTCGGGGTGGACACCGGCGGCTGCAACATTCAGTTCGCGGTCAACCCCCGAGACGGCCGGCTGATCGTCATCGAGATGAACCCGCGAGTATCGCGGTCAAGTGCGTTGGCGTCCAAGGCAACCGGGTTTCCGATCGCCAAGATCGCCGCGAAACTGGCCATCGGATACACGCTCGACGAGATCGTCAACGACATCACCAAGGAAACGCCGGCCTGCTTCGAACCCACCCTGGACTACGTCGTGGTCAAGGCGCCGCGGTTCGCCTTCGAGAAGTTTCCGGGCGCCGATGCCACGCTGACCACCACCATGAAATCGGTGGGCGAGGCGATGTCGTTGGGCCGCAACTTCGTCGAGGCGCTCGGCAAGGTGATGCGTTCGCTGGAAACCAGCCGGGCCGGGTTCTGGACCGCCGCCGATCCCGAAGGCGGCCTCGACGACGTCCTGACCAGGCTGCAAACCCCGACCGAAGGCCGGCTCTACGACCTGGAACTGGCGCTGCGGCTGGGGGCCTCGGTCGATCGGGTGGCCGAGGCCAGCGGCGTGGACCCGTGGTTTGTCGCGCAGATCGACGAGCTGGTCGGTTTGCGTGCCGAATTGGTCGACGCGCCGGTGCTCGACGCGGATCTGCTGCGCCACGCCAAACACAGTGGGCTATCCGATCGGCAGATCGCCTCGCTGCGGCCAGAACTGGCCGGGGAAGATGGTGTGCGCTCACTGCGCGAGCGGCTGGGCATCCACCCGGTGTACAAGACGGTGGACACCTGTGCCGCCGAGTTCGAGGCCAAGACTCCGTACCACTACAGCAGCTATGAGCTGGATCCGGCGGCCGAGACCGAAGTGGCTCCACAGATCGACAAACCGAAGGTTCTGATCCTCGGGTCCGGACCTAACCGCATCGGCCAGGGGATCGAGTTCGACTACAGCTGCGTGCATGCGGCAACCACGCTGAGCCAGGCCGGTTTTGAGACGGTGATGGTCAACTGCAATCCGGAGACGGTGTCCACCGACTATGACACCGCGGATCGGCTGTACTTCGAGCCGCTGACGTTCGAGGACGTGCTCGAGGTATTTCATGCCGAGGAGCAGTCGGCCGCCGGCGGGGCCGGCGTGGTGGGAGTCATCGTGCAACTCGGCGGCCAGACGCCGCTCGGGCTGGCAGAACGGCTGGCCAACGCCGGGGTGCCGATCGTCGGCACCCCGCCCGCCGCCATCGACCTGGCCGAAGACCGCGGCGCGTTCGGCGATGTGCTGACCGCGGCGGGACTGCCCGCGCCACGCTATGGCACCGCGACCACCTTCGCGCAAGCCCGCCGTATCGCCGAAGACATCGGCTATCCGGTGCTGGTGCGGCCGTCGTACGTGCTGGGTGGGCGGGGGATGGAGATCGTCTACGACGAGGAGACGCTGCGCGGCTACATCACCCGCGCGACCGAACTCTCGCCGGCACATCCGGTGCTGGTCGACCGCTTTCTCGAAGACGCTGTCGAGATCGATGTCGACGCGTTGTGCGACGGTACCGAGGTCTACATCGGCGGGGTCATGGAGCACATCGAGGAGGCCGGAATCCACTCCGGTGATTCAGCGTGTGCCCTGCCGCCGGTGACCTTGGGCCGCAGCGACATCGAAAAGGTTCGCAAGGCCACGGAAGCCATCGCGCATGGCATCGGTGTGGTGGGTCTGCTCAATGTGCAGTATGCGCTCAAAGACGACATCTTGTATGTCTTGGAAGCCAATCCGCGCGCCAGCCGCACCGTGCCCTTCGTGTCCAAAGCCACCGCCGTCCCGCTGGCCAAGGCATGTGCCCGGGTCATGTTGGGCGCCAGTATTTCCCAGTTGCGCGCCGAAGGGATGCTGGCGCGTACCGGGGACGGCGCCAACGCCGACCCGCGTGCCCCGATAGCCGTCAAAGAGGCTGTGCTGCCTTTCCACCGCTTCCGGCGCGCGGACGGCGCGGCCATCGATTCGCTGCTTGGCCCGGAGATGAAGTCGACGGGCGAGGTGATGGGGATCGACCGGGACTTCGGCAGCGCCTTTGCCAAGAGCCAGACCGCCGCGTACGGTTCGTTGCCCACGGCGGGGACAGTGTTCGTTTCGGTCGCCAACCGGGACAAGCGCTCACTCGTGTTCCCCGTCAAGCGGCTCGCCGACCTGGGCTTTCGGGTGCTCGCTACCGAGGGCACGGCAGAGATGCTGCGACGCAATGGGATTCCCTGCGACGAGGTTCGCAAGCATTTCGAGGCGCCACAACCCGGACGCCCGGCGATATCTGCCGTCGACGCGATCCGGGCCGGCGAGGTCGACATGGTGATCAATACCCCATACGGGAACTCCGGCCCGCGTGTCGACGGTTACGAAATCCGCTCGGTTGCCGTGTCCGCCAACATCCCGTGCGTCACCACCGTGCAGGGCGCGTCGGCCGCGGTGCAGGGCATCGAAGCCGGGATCCGCGGCGATATCGGGGTCAGGTCGCTGCAGGAGCTGCACCGCGCCATCGAACAACAGAGCGCGGCCGACGGCGGGGCCCGGTGA
- the pyrF gene encoding orotidine-5'-phosphate decarboxylase, which produces MTGFGARLAEAKAHRGPLCLGIDPHPELLRAWDLPATADGLAAFCDICVAAFAGFAVVKPQVAFFEAYGAAGFAVLEGTMAALRANGVLVLADAKRGDIGSTMAAYAAAWAGDSPLAADAVTVSPFLGFGSLRPLLEVATANDRGVFVLAATSNPEGATIQRADADGRTVAQLIVDQVGLFNSEVGEATGPEPGSVGVVVGATVLNPPDVSGLGGPVLVPGVGVQGGRPEALGGLGGAAPQQLLPAVSREVLRAGPSISEVRAAAERMLDSVAYLSAV; this is translated from the coding sequence GTGACCGGATTCGGCGCACGCTTGGCAGAGGCCAAGGCACACCGCGGGCCGCTGTGTTTGGGGATCGATCCCCACCCCGAGTTACTTCGGGCCTGGGATCTGCCGGCCACCGCCGACGGATTGGCCGCGTTCTGTGATATCTGCGTGGCGGCCTTCGCGGGATTTGCGGTGGTCAAGCCGCAGGTGGCGTTTTTCGAAGCGTACGGCGCCGCGGGATTTGCGGTGCTGGAAGGCACGATGGCCGCGCTACGGGCCAATGGTGTGCTGGTCCTGGCGGACGCCAAGCGTGGCGACATCGGGTCGACGATGGCGGCCTACGCGGCGGCCTGGGCGGGCGACTCGCCGCTGGCGGCCGATGCCGTGACTGTCTCGCCCTTTCTGGGGTTCGGCTCGCTGCGGCCCCTGCTCGAGGTTGCGACGGCCAATGATCGGGGTGTGTTCGTACTCGCGGCCACCTCCAATCCGGAGGGCGCCACCATTCAACGCGCCGACGCGGATGGCCGCACGGTGGCCCAACTGATCGTCGATCAAGTCGGACTCTTCAATAGTGAAGTTGGCGAAGCGACGGGGCCGGAGCCCGGATCGGTTGGTGTGGTCGTCGGCGCAACGGTGCTGAATCCGCCGGACGTGAGCGGGCTGGGCGGACCCGTATTGGTTCCCGGCGTCGGGGTGCAGGGCGGTCGGCCGGAGGCGCTGGGCGGCCTCGGCGGCGCGGCGCCACAACAGCTGTTGCCCGCGGTGTCGCGCGAGGTCCTGCGCGCCGGCCCCAGCATTTCTGAAGTCCGGGCGGCGGCCGAGCGGATGCTGGACTCCGTCGCGTACCTTTCAGCGGTCTAG
- the mihF gene encoding integration host factor, actinobacterial type, whose protein sequence is MALPQLTDEQRAAALEKAAAARRARAELKDRLKRGGTNLTQVLKDAETDEVLGKMKVSALLEALPKVGKVKAQEIMTELEIAPTRRLRGLGDRQRKALLEKFGSA, encoded by the coding sequence GTGGCCCTTCCCCAGTTGACCGACGAGCAGCGCGCGGCCGCGTTGGAGAAGGCTGCTGCCGCACGTCGAGCGCGAGCAGAGCTCAAGGACCGGCTGAAGCGCGGCGGCACCAACCTCACCCAGGTGCTCAAGGACGCCGAGACCGACGAAGTCTTGGGCAAGATGAAGGTGTCTGCGCTGCTCGAGGCTTTGCCGAAGGTGGGCAAGGTCAAGGCGCAGGAAATCATGACCGAGCTCGAAATCGCCCCGACCCGGCGGCTGCGTGGTCTTGGTGACCGTCAGCGCAAGGCCCTGCTGGAAAAGTTCGGCTCCGCCTAG
- the gmk gene encoding guanylate kinase — MSAGGGPGTGHVVVLSGPSAVGKSTVVRCLRERIPNLHFSVSATTRAPRPGEVDGVDYHFVTPESFQQMIDQGELLEWAEIHGGLHRSGTPAQPVREATASGVPVLIEVDLAGARAVKKAMPEAISVFLAPPSWEDLKARLVGRGTETPDVIRRRLQTAQTELAAQPDFDKVVVNGRLESACAELVSLLVRTVPGSG; from the coding sequence ATGAGCGCCGGCGGAGGACCGGGCACAGGACATGTGGTCGTGCTGTCCGGTCCTTCCGCTGTCGGCAAGTCGACGGTGGTCCGCTGCTTGCGTGAGCGGATCCCAAACCTGCACTTCAGCGTCTCGGCCACCACCCGGGCGCCGCGGCCGGGGGAGGTGGACGGCGTGGACTACCACTTCGTCACCCCGGAGAGCTTCCAGCAGATGATCGACCAGGGCGAGTTGCTGGAGTGGGCCGAGATTCACGGGGGACTGCACCGATCGGGCACCCCGGCTCAACCGGTGCGGGAGGCCACGGCCTCCGGAGTTCCGGTGCTGATCGAGGTCGATCTGGCCGGGGCCAGGGCTGTCAAGAAGGCGATGCCCGAGGCCATCAGCGTGTTTTTGGCGCCGCCCAGTTGGGAGGACCTCAAGGCCAGGCTGGTCGGTCGGGGCACTGAGACGCCGGACGTTATTCGTCGCCGGTTACAGACCGCGCAGACCGAACTGGCAGCCCAACCCGACTTCGACAAGGTCGTGGTAAACGGTCGATTGGAATCCGCATGCGCTGAATTGGTATCCTTGCTGGTGAGAACTGTGCCCGGCTCTGGGTGA
- the rpoZ gene encoding DNA-directed RNA polymerase subunit omega, producing MSIPQSDAPLAAVSAVDQFDPSSGGVGAYDTPLGITNPPIDELLDRVSSKYALVIYAAKRARQINDYYNQLGEGILEYVGPLVEPGLQEKPLSIAMREIHADLLEHTEGE from the coding sequence GTGAGTATTCCGCAGTCCGATGCGCCGTTGGCCGCCGTTTCCGCCGTGGATCAATTCGATCCTTCCTCTGGCGGGGTCGGTGCCTACGACACCCCGCTGGGCATCACCAATCCGCCCATTGACGAGTTGCTGGATCGCGTCTCGAGCAAATACGCCCTGGTGATTTATGCGGCGAAGCGGGCTCGGCAGATCAACGACTACTACAACCAGCTCGGCGAGGGCATCCTGGAATACGTCGGGCCGTTGGTGGAGCCGGGCCTGCAGGAAAAGCCGCTATCGATCGCGATGCGTGAGATCCACGCCGATCTGCTCGAGCACACTGAGGGCGAGTAA